The following proteins are encoded in a genomic region of Triticum dicoccoides isolate Atlit2015 ecotype Zavitan chromosome 1B, WEW_v2.0, whole genome shotgun sequence:
- the LOC119327990 gene encoding autophagy-related protein 18d-like, whose translation MTSQVSPSQGTGGSDVEDEDVELFSVNWNQDHSCFSAATANGLRMFSCKPFKEQLRRIQEDGGFRIVEMLFRTNIFGLVGQGADKQYQQNKLTIWDDCHNLLIGDFSFKSNIRAVKLSKDYFVVALEHEIYVYSFKTLKLIHLIDTTSNPKGLCCLSHHADISVMACPGTRQGIVRVEHFGSKETKFITAHDSNISCMTLTVDGLLLATASVRGTLIRIFNTMDGACLQEVRRGVDKAEIYSIALSPNLQWLAVSSDKGTMHIFSLRARPRGKDASNGKSAIAGRQMDRSYSSGSVGSNVSSSLSFMKGILPKYFSSEWSFAQFRLPEVTRYITAFGDQTTVMMIGLDGSFYRCNFDPVNGGKMVLDEFIRFMKPSMSRSRTPNT comes from the exons ATGACATCGCAGGTATCCCCGTCACAGGGCACAGGTGGCAGCGACGTTGAGGACGAGGATGTTGAGCTGTTCTCGGTTAATTGGAACCAGGACCATAGTTGCTTCAGTGCTGCCACAGCCAATGGCCTCAGGATGTTTAGTTGCAAACCATTCAAGGAGCAATTAAGGAGGATTCAGGAGGACGGAGGGTTTCGAATTGTCGAGATGCTGTTCCGCACCAACATATTTGGCCTTGTGGGTCAGGGAGCCGACAAGCAGTATCAACAAAACAAACTCACCATCTGGGATGATTGCCATAACCTTCTCATTGGTGACTTCTCATTCAAGTCCAACATCCGAGCTGTCAAATTGTCTAAGGACTATTTTGTGGTTGCTCTCGAGCACGAGATATATGTTTACAGTTTTAAGACTCTGAAGCTCATCCATCTGATTGATACCACATCCAACCCGAAAGGATTGTGCTGCCTCTCGCATCATGCAGACATTTCAGTGATGGCCTGCCCTGGGACGCGCCAAGGAATTGTTCGGGTTGAGCATTTTGGGTCGAAGGAGACCAAGTTCATCACTGCTCATGACTCCAACATTTCATGCATGACACTCACCGTGGATGGGCTCCTCTTAGCAACAGCCAGTGTTAGGGGTACTTTGATCAGAATATTCAACACGATGGACGGCGCTTGTCTGCAGGAG GTGCGCAGAGGAGTGGACAAAGCTGAGATATATAGCATTGCACTATCACCAAACCTGCAGTGGTTGGCAGTGTCTAGTGACAAAGGCACAATGCATATTTTCAGTTTGAGAGCGAGGCCTAGAGGGAAAGATGCAAGTAatgggaaatctgcaattgctggtCGACAAATGGATCGTAGTTACTCATCTGGTTCTGTTGGGTCCAATGTGAGCTCATCATTATCTTTCATGAAAG GGATTCTCCCCAAATATTTCAGTTCGGAATGGTCATTTGCTCAGTTCCGTTTACCCGAAGTCACACGCTATATTACAGCATTTGGAGATCAAACCACTGTGATGATGATCGGTCTGGATGGCAG tttctataggtGCAACTTTGACCCTGTAAATGGCGGGAAGATGGTGCTGGATGAATTCATCCGGTTTATGAAACCCAGCATGTCCCGTTCCAGGACTCCGAACACCTGA